In Bacillota bacterium LX-D, the genomic window CCCCTTCCTTGTGTCCATAGGTATCATTAACCTTTTTAAAAAAATCGATGTCTATAAACAAAAGTGATATGGGTTCATTGCCATAAGTTAGTTCTTCGTAAGCGTCAAATAGCTCCCACCTAGCCCGCCGTCCTTCTTTATGAGATACTCTATCAAAATAGAGCTGATAAAGGAGGATTTTTCATGACTAAAACAGAACTGCGAGACGTCTGGGCGGTCAGGATAGCGGAATTTAAAGAGAGCGGCCAGAGTGCACCGGCATGGTGTGTGGCCAACAACGTAAAGCTCCATCAATTAAGGTACTGGCTTAGAAAAGAGAAACAGACATCCACTGAGACTACATTATCATGGTTGCCATTGGATCTTAGCGATGCAGGCTTTCAAACTTCTTTGTTAGTAAGGGTAGGCCAGGTCGCTGTAGAAGTCAAGCCAGGGTTTGATCCAAAATTACTAGTAGACGTTGTGAAAGCGTTAATTGACAATGATAGGTGAATCAAGCTTAGAACGGGTTTATCTGGCCTGCGGAAGCACGGACCTTCGTAAGTCCGTTGATGGCTTAGCTGTTTTGGTCAAGGAGGGATTTGCACTAGATCCTTTCTCTCCTGCCCTCTTTGTGTTCTGTAACCGAAAACGTGATAAGCTCAAGATCCTCCAGTGGGAGCATAATGGTTTTTGGCTTCATTACCGGCGGCTGGAGAAAGGAAAATTCCAGTGGCCGGAGAAAAACAGTACAGCCGCTGTCACAACGATTACTCGCCGGGAGTTACGCTGGTTACTCGACGGCCTACCCCTTCAGCAACGTCAGGCTCACCCTAAGGTTACTGCACGGACAGTGTTGTAACCTTTTTATTTGGCTTTAAGTCTCGATTTTAAAGGTTTTTAGAGAGCCTATGTCGAATCAAAACTTTATGAATAATACAGCCAAAATCATCGAAGAACTTCAAAATAGATGCGCTTTGCTGGAACAGCAAAACGCAGAACTTACCGCCAAGTTAAACTGGTTTATGGAACAGTTCCACCTGAACCAACATCGACAGTTTGGCACTTCTAGCGAGAAAACTAATCCAGAACAACAGCAGCTTTTTAACGAGGCGGAAGCGTAGGCTCAACCATCCTCAAAAGAACCCACAATTGAGGAAATCACCTATCGTCGCCGCAAGAAACAAGGGCACCGTGAGGCGCAGTTGGAAAACCTGCCGGTAGAGACCATCGAATACCGCCTGTCTCCCGAAGAACAGGTATGTTCCTGCTGCGGTGGAGCGTTACATGAAATGAGTACAGAGGTAAGGCAAGAGCTTAAGATCATCCCTGCCCAGGCTTATGTAGTCAAACATGTACGTTACGTCTACGCTTGCCGGCACTGTGACCGGGAGAATATACAAACGCCTATCGTAACCGCCCCCATGCCTACGCCTGTATTGTCGGGAAGTTTAGTTTCCCCTTCTGCTATGGCTTACATCATGACACAAAAATATGTGGAAGGCATGCCGCTGTACCGTCAGGAGCAGCAGCTGTCCCGTCTGGGTATAGAACTATCCCGTCAAACTTTGGCCAACTGGATGGTCCAGGGTGCAGAACGATGGCTGTATCCCCTTTATGAGAGGATGCACCAGCATCTGCTAAAACGAGATATCTTGCACGCTGATGAGAGCACCTTGCAAGTATTGC contains:
- a CDS encoding diguanylate cyclase, whose product is MLLYQLYFDRVSHKEGRRARWELFDAYEELTYGNEPISLLFIDIDFFKKVNDTYGHKEG
- a CDS encoding IS66 family insertion sequence element accessory protein TnpB, with product MTKTELRDVWAVRIAEFKESGQSAPAWCVANNVKLHQLRYWLRKEKQTSTETTLSWLPLDLSDAGFQTSLLVRVGQVAVEVKPGFDPKLLVDVVKALIDNDR
- the tnpB gene encoding IS66 family insertion sequence element accessory protein TnpB (TnpB, as the term is used for proteins encoded by IS66 family insertion elements, is considered an accessory protein, since TnpC, encoded by a neighboring gene, is a DDE family transposase.), with the protein product MIGESSLERVYLACGSTDLRKSVDGLAVLVKEGFALDPFSPALFVFCNRKRDKLKILQWEHNGFWLHYRRLEKGKFQWPEKNSTAAVTTITRRELRWLLDGLPLQQRQAHPKVTARTVL